A genomic window from Brevibacillus agri includes:
- a CDS encoding AAA family ATPase, which produces MQQQHERDRQPAREGALVDPAQIQAYTEAECLALLQKIEEARTDSPDEQRDRAEAAVLTRLSVLRMAKKGGYALAQEWLERALSLKPNDLYALGVQLRLAFSQLRSHPFETGFPTVRETDNVVAKRRAVEVLREKALLAQAEIEQWQAIAKEALHTAHKLGDEQARATAERLVDLYGRRQRLLAELLERVQSYGASLSGVFFSAEMLNQLQETIRALNLQAQEKVQLLPEDEPDVASEAPAAERHSKLSALEQLESLIGLRDIKQRVRQLAQFLQYRKLREEKGWHMHDQLPLHLVLMGNPGTGKTTLARLIARLYHELGLLANGQLIEVDRSHLVGGYVGQTEQRVMEAIKQADGGVLFIDEAYSLKRPDSSGSDYGQNAIDTLVAAMTSGEYAGRFVVMLAGYPEEMRQFLYANPGLYSRFPQAGHFVLPDYDADELVQIADAVAARNDFTLTDAAKTALRERIEKAQVDDTFGNARTVTNLVLDAIFAKGRATAGKALQWDDFTILRPEDVSEAPQPTAESSAEAQLQSLIGLEAVKAELKKIAAYVAVQQERAARGLPKSAIELHAVFTGNPGTGKTTVAQLYAQMLQEVGYLKRGHLVTASRADLVAGFVGQTAALTRRKVREALGGVLFIDEAYALLGPGQQDFGQEAVHTLVEEMTRHAENLVVVLAGYSGEMNGLLLSNPGLLSRFKKYIHFPDYSVEELVQILEQAAQKAGYVIEDSAVAAIRQRLEKASQEQRLHGNGRFSYNLLQEAIQNQALRITGMSRESWDQELLATLLWSDFQPLLTRESEENGTKA; this is translated from the coding sequence ATGCAACAACAACACGAGCGAGATCGGCAGCCTGCCAGAGAGGGCGCGCTGGTCGACCCCGCACAAATTCAAGCATACACAGAGGCCGAATGTTTGGCCCTTTTGCAAAAAATAGAAGAGGCACGTACCGACAGTCCGGACGAGCAGCGCGATCGGGCAGAAGCGGCGGTCCTGACCAGGCTGTCCGTTTTGCGCATGGCGAAAAAAGGCGGCTATGCGCTGGCGCAGGAGTGGCTGGAGCGGGCGCTGTCGCTTAAGCCGAACGATCTGTACGCACTGGGTGTACAACTGCGGCTCGCCTTTTCGCAACTGCGCAGCCATCCATTTGAAACCGGGTTTCCGACCGTTCGCGAGACGGATAATGTCGTCGCCAAAAGACGAGCCGTAGAGGTGCTGCGCGAAAAAGCGCTGCTCGCCCAAGCGGAAATCGAGCAGTGGCAGGCGATTGCCAAAGAAGCGCTGCATACGGCACATAAGCTGGGGGACGAGCAGGCGAGAGCGACAGCGGAACGTCTGGTCGACCTGTACGGCAGGCGGCAGAGGCTGCTGGCCGAGCTGCTGGAGCGCGTCCAATCGTACGGGGCATCGCTCTCCGGCGTGTTTTTCTCGGCAGAGATGTTGAACCAGTTGCAGGAGACGATTCGCGCCCTGAATTTGCAGGCACAGGAAAAGGTGCAGCTTTTGCCGGAAGACGAGCCGGACGTCGCCAGCGAAGCGCCTGCAGCCGAGCGCCACAGTAAGCTGTCAGCGCTGGAGCAGTTGGAGAGCCTGATCGGACTGCGTGACATCAAGCAGCGAGTGCGCCAGCTTGCCCAGTTTTTGCAATACCGGAAACTGCGCGAGGAAAAAGGCTGGCACATGCACGATCAACTGCCGCTGCACCTCGTGCTGATGGGCAATCCGGGCACGGGCAAGACGACGCTGGCCCGTTTGATCGCTCGCCTGTACCACGAGCTGGGGCTGCTTGCCAACGGGCAGTTGATCGAAGTGGACCGCTCTCATCTGGTAGGCGGATACGTCGGGCAGACGGAGCAGCGGGTGATGGAGGCGATCAAGCAGGCGGACGGCGGAGTGCTGTTCATCGACGAAGCGTACAGCTTGAAGCGGCCGGACAGCTCGGGCAGCGACTACGGGCAAAACGCGATCGACACGCTGGTGGCTGCGATGACGAGCGGGGAGTACGCCGGACGGTTTGTGGTCATGCTCGCCGGCTACCCGGAAGAAATGCGGCAGTTTTTGTACGCCAATCCGGGCTTGTACAGCCGCTTTCCGCAGGCAGGCCACTTTGTTTTGCCGGACTACGACGCAGACGAGCTGGTGCAAATTGCGGACGCGGTAGCGGCGCGAAACGACTTTACGCTGACGGATGCTGCCAAGACGGCGTTGCGGGAGCGCATCGAAAAAGCGCAGGTGGACGATACGTTCGGCAATGCCCGCACCGTCACCAATCTGGTGCTGGACGCGATATTCGCCAAAGGGCGGGCGACCGCGGGCAAAGCGCTGCAATGGGACGACTTCACGATTTTGCGGCCGGAGGATGTCAGCGAAGCGCCCCAGCCGACTGCGGAATCGTCCGCCGAAGCACAGCTCCAGTCGTTGATCGGGCTTGAAGCGGTGAAGGCCGAGCTGAAAAAAATCGCCGCCTATGTCGCCGTGCAGCAGGAGCGGGCGGCCAGAGGCTTGCCCAAGAGCGCGATTGAGCTGCACGCGGTGTTTACAGGCAATCCGGGCACGGGGAAAACGACGGTAGCGCAACTGTACGCGCAAATGTTGCAGGAGGTCGGGTATTTGAAGCGCGGTCACCTCGTCACGGCAAGCCGTGCGGATCTGGTCGCAGGCTTCGTCGGACAGACGGCGGCGCTCACCCGCAGAAAAGTGCGCGAGGCGTTGGGCGGTGTGCTGTTCATTGATGAAGCATACGCCCTGCTCGGGCCGGGCCAGCAAGACTTCGGCCAGGAGGCGGTCCACACGCTCGTCGAGGAAATGACGAGACACGCGGAAAACCTGGTTGTGGTGCTGGCAGGCTACTCCGGGGAAATGAACGGGCTGCTCCTGAGCAATCCGGGACTTTTGTCGCGATTTAAAAAGTACATCCACTTCCCCGACTACTCCGTGGAAGAGCTTGTGCAAATTTTAGAGCAGGCCGCACAGAAGGCGGGCTATGTGATCGAGGACAGCGCCGTGGCGGCGATTCGGCAAAGGCTGGAAAAAGCGTCCCAGGAGCAGCGGCTGCATGGAAACGGGCGGTTCAGCTACAATCTTTTGCAGGAGGCGATCCAGAACCAGGCGCTGCGCATCACGGGCATGTCCCGCGAGAGCTGGGACCAGGAGCTGCTGGCGACGCTTTTATGGAGCGACTTTCAACCGTTGCTGACACGGGAAAGCGAGGAAAATGGGACAAAAGCCTAG
- a CDS encoding S8 family serine peptidase — translation MLLASLPAEARQQPGERRGHIEIEAKEELAIEKTSSRRSASDLVVIQLSGPVREQWKEQLEDLGATLGDYIPDYAFLAKLAREEQRAEIEGLSFVKKVIPYHPQAKLAPQLRSTLGETKAVEVAVIGFDQQVDMLRTVSRLADEADIKEIESPKIAPHISIVTMNEDVIGQVIESEDVIAIVPVPENELHNDIAATIIHADELASTGYTGKGQIVGVADTGLDTGDLKSMHPDFQGQVKSLYAMGRKDDASDRHGHGTHVAGAVLGTGEASNGQYKGMAPDAKLVFHSIEDRSGKLVTDVETILQEAYEDGARIHSDSWGANDKGDYSLSSFLFDRFLWEHPDMTALIAAGNFGVAGYQSVGSPATAKNVIAVGASENVRPSLGDHSDNKDEVWEDSSRGLTADGRLKPDIVAPGTSILSTRSSLAPSKNFDKRFNDYYAYMSGTSMATPILAGGVAQVRQYLDEQGEKEPSGALLKAMLLTSADDLGEDMRKQGFGRANLEQAIQTSYKDVKDGLRTREKAEYAVKVTDSSKPLAITLAWTDYPASFAARRTLVNDLNLKVTTPSGERLNGNDFFEAPYDDQVDNLNNVEQIWILQPEKGTYTVTVEGYNIPKGPQPYAIATTGKWAKVKDEDEDGQEEDDDNSGQEGNEDYEIRSEWKKGTLNKKTPYKEYVIRSFVAGEMSLSLEWDEEADLQVYVYDNNKKELAVATGTDNPEALSVKLPKSGLYKVRVELADGKEANFRMDLRYPGRTKKR, via the coding sequence ATGCTGCTGGCAAGCTTGCCGGCAGAGGCCAGGCAGCAGCCGGGAGAGAGACGGGGACATATCGAGATCGAAGCCAAGGAAGAGCTGGCGATAGAGAAAACATCGTCGAGACGGAGCGCTTCTGACCTCGTCGTCATCCAGTTGTCCGGCCCGGTGCGCGAACAATGGAAAGAACAACTGGAAGATTTGGGTGCTACTCTGGGCGATTACATACCGGATTACGCCTTTTTGGCCAAGCTGGCTCGCGAGGAGCAACGCGCAGAAATCGAGGGGCTTTCCTTTGTGAAAAAAGTGATTCCGTATCATCCGCAGGCCAAGCTGGCTCCGCAGTTGCGATCCACCCTGGGAGAAACGAAAGCCGTAGAGGTAGCCGTAATTGGCTTCGACCAACAGGTGGACATGCTGCGCACCGTCAGCCGGCTGGCGGATGAAGCAGATATAAAAGAGATCGAGTCGCCAAAGATCGCGCCGCATATCTCCATCGTCACGATGAACGAAGACGTGATTGGACAAGTTATAGAATCGGAGGACGTCATCGCGATCGTCCCTGTCCCGGAAAATGAACTGCACAACGACATCGCAGCGACGATCATCCATGCGGACGAGCTGGCTTCTACAGGCTACACTGGCAAGGGACAGATCGTCGGCGTAGCGGATACAGGGCTGGATACGGGCGACCTGAAGTCGATGCACCCGGATTTTCAAGGCCAGGTCAAAAGCTTGTACGCCATGGGCAGAAAAGACGATGCCAGCGACAGGCACGGGCATGGCACGCACGTGGCCGGGGCTGTTCTTGGCACAGGCGAGGCATCGAACGGGCAGTACAAAGGGATGGCTCCCGACGCGAAGCTCGTCTTTCACTCGATTGAAGACCGCAGCGGCAAGCTGGTGACCGACGTGGAAACGATTTTGCAGGAAGCGTACGAGGACGGCGCCCGGATTCATTCGGATTCTTGGGGCGCCAATGACAAAGGAGACTACAGTTTAAGCTCGTTTTTGTTTGACCGATTTTTGTGGGAGCATCCGGACATGACCGCGCTGATCGCGGCGGGCAACTTTGGAGTGGCTGGCTATCAGAGCGTCGGCAGCCCGGCTACCGCCAAAAATGTGATCGCCGTTGGCGCGTCGGAAAACGTCCGCCCGAGCCTTGGCGACCACTCGGATAACAAGGACGAGGTATGGGAAGACAGCAGTCGCGGACTGACAGCGGACGGACGTTTGAAGCCAGATATCGTGGCTCCGGGCACGTCGATTTTGTCGACCCGCTCTTCGCTTGCGCCGAGCAAAAATTTTGACAAGCGCTTCAACGACTACTACGCCTATATGAGCGGCACGAGCATGGCGACACCGATTCTCGCGGGCGGCGTCGCGCAAGTCCGGCAGTATTTGGACGAGCAGGGGGAGAAAGAGCCGAGCGGTGCCCTGCTCAAAGCGATGCTGTTGACGAGCGCGGATGATCTCGGCGAAGACATGCGCAAGCAAGGCTTCGGACGGGCGAATTTGGAGCAGGCGATCCAGACGAGCTACAAAGACGTCAAGGACGGGTTGCGGACGCGCGAAAAGGCCGAGTACGCGGTCAAGGTGACAGACAGCTCGAAGCCGCTTGCGATCACGCTTGCCTGGACGGACTATCCGGCTTCGTTTGCCGCCCGGCGCACTCTGGTCAACGACTTGAATCTGAAGGTCACGACCCCGAGCGGCGAGCGCCTGAACGGAAACGACTTTTTCGAAGCGCCGTACGACGACCAGGTAGACAACCTGAACAACGTCGAGCAGATTTGGATTTTGCAGCCGGAAAAAGGGACGTACACCGTGACCGTGGAAGGCTACAACATTCCAAAAGGCCCGCAGCCGTACGCCATCGCCACGACCGGGAAATGGGCGAAGGTCAAGGATGAGGACGAAGACGGCCAGGAAGAGGATGACGACAACAGCGGCCAAGAGGGCAACGAAGACTATGAGATCAGAAGCGAATGGAAAAAAGGGACGCTGAACAAAAAGACTCCTTACAAGGAGTACGTCATCCGCAGCTTTGTAGCGGGAGAGATGAGCTTGTCGCTGGAATGGGACGAGGAAGCGGACCTGCAAGTGTACGTGTACGACAACAACAAGAAGGAGCTGGCTGTCGCGACGGGGACGGACAATCCCGAAGCGCTGTCGGTGAAGCTGCCGAAGTCCGGTCTGTACAAGGTGCGAGTGGAGCTTGCGGACGGCAAAGAAGCGAATTTTCGCATGGACTTGCGGTATCCGGGACGAACGAAAAAGCGCTAG
- a CDS encoding PucR family transcriptional regulator yields MSNDWRLTIAEAIKRPLFRHAEVVAGHRGLARPVRWVHVLETADTGQFLNGGELILSTGLGFGEAKEKRLAYLAELIRRKASGLCVELGVYIPSIPADMLEMANHHEFPLIVFHQPVRFVDITQDLHEHLINRQMQALRDLEAYSRGLQQLSLQAAGIPKLLQHFQSAVQTQVLFYSPDVAAQYVPALPHAVQLEMTELMRAHFAQADTNDASVRFHALSQTKQLIYQPVMAMGHLLAYVGLILYEREADEYLLLTLDNTVSAMAQFFLRKMFAEEQTRAMENRLFDELIANRAMPEEHMRTLLGLSGSSKAPAYYTLIMSCEKNTDQTDDALPPHDLTAIFRSLLTRQGFRPFIRCTGNRFYVLLIDQKTTANARRALEKAWADMKRIAGQMLGADARICCGIGRVGKRLSDAGRHLAEAEQALAFQREATSPFFTDLGLFRLLFHIPTEPVLASFIADYLGPLLAHDQKHGSALVHTLRVYLDANLSKQEAAERLFIHRQTLYHRLEKIAELLGDDYASPERRICLEIALRAREWLQKEEGGVLA; encoded by the coding sequence ATGAGCAATGACTGGCGACTGACCATCGCCGAGGCGATCAAACGTCCGTTGTTTCGGCACGCCGAGGTCGTGGCGGGCCACCGGGGCCTGGCCCGGCCTGTGCGCTGGGTTCACGTTCTGGAGACGGCCGATACGGGCCAATTTTTAAATGGCGGCGAGCTGATTCTCTCCACCGGACTCGGCTTCGGCGAGGCGAAAGAAAAGCGGCTCGCCTATTTGGCCGAGTTGATCCGGCGCAAAGCGTCCGGCTTGTGCGTGGAGCTGGGAGTGTACATCCCGTCGATTCCGGCGGACATGCTGGAGATGGCCAACCACCACGAGTTTCCGCTCATCGTCTTCCATCAGCCTGTGCGCTTCGTCGATATTACGCAAGATTTGCACGAGCATCTCATCAATCGGCAAATGCAGGCGCTGCGCGACCTCGAAGCGTATTCCCGCGGCTTGCAGCAGCTCAGCCTGCAGGCGGCGGGCATCCCCAAGCTGCTCCAGCATTTCCAGTCCGCAGTGCAAACCCAGGTGCTGTTTTACTCGCCAGACGTCGCTGCCCAGTACGTTCCGGCCTTGCCGCACGCAGTCCAACTGGAGATGACCGAGCTGATGCGCGCTCATTTTGCGCAAGCAGACACGAACGACGCCAGCGTCCGCTTTCACGCGTTGTCACAGACCAAGCAGTTGATCTATCAGCCGGTGATGGCAATGGGCCACCTGCTGGCCTACGTCGGACTGATCTTGTACGAGCGCGAGGCAGACGAGTATTTGCTGTTGACGCTGGACAACACCGTCTCGGCAATGGCCCAGTTTTTCCTGCGCAAAATGTTTGCCGAGGAACAGACGCGCGCCATGGAAAACCGTCTGTTCGACGAACTCATCGCCAACCGCGCGATGCCCGAGGAGCATATGCGCACGTTGCTCGGCCTGTCCGGCAGCAGCAAGGCGCCTGCATACTACACGCTCATCATGTCTTGCGAAAAAAACACCGACCAGACAGACGATGCCCTCCCGCCGCACGATCTGACGGCGATATTCCGCTCACTGCTGACGCGGCAAGGCTTTCGGCCGTTCATCCGCTGCACGGGCAACCGCTTCTACGTTTTGCTGATCGACCAAAAGACAACGGCGAACGCACGGCGGGCGCTGGAAAAGGCGTGGGCAGACATGAAGCGGATCGCCGGACAAATGCTCGGAGCGGACGCCAGGATTTGCTGCGGGATCGGGCGGGTGGGCAAACGGTTGTCTGACGCCGGAAGACACTTGGCGGAAGCGGAGCAGGCCCTCGCTTTTCAGCGCGAAGCGACGAGCCCTTTTTTCACGGACCTTGGCTTGTTTCGCCTGCTGTTTCATATCCCGACCGAGCCTGTGCTGGCGAGCTTCATCGCGGACTATCTGGGCCCGTTGCTTGCGCACGACCAAAAGCATGGCTCCGCCCTCGTGCACACGCTGCGCGTCTACCTCGACGCCAACTTGTCCAAGCAGGAGGCTGCCGAGCGCTTGTTCATTCACCGCCAGACGCTCTACCACCGCCTGGAAAAAATCGCGGAGCTGCTCGGGGACGACTACGCCTCCCCGGAGCGCCGCATCTGTCTGGAGATCGCCCTGCGCGCGCGGGAATGGCTGCAAAAAGAAGAGGGAGGCGTCCTTGCGTAA
- a CDS encoding CoA-acylating methylmalonate-semialdehyde dehydrogenase → MNTAAVGNPLKNYVGGQWVESQAARFEDVPNPATGELLSRVPLSTKEDVDKAVAAAKEAFAGWSATPVVDRARIMFRFHSLLVKHEDELARMITLENGKNLPEAQAELLRGLEMVEFACGMPTLLMGETLPNIAANIDSQAIRFPLGVVAGITPFNFPVMVPMWMYPIAITAGNTFVLKPSERTPLSCIRIAELLKEAGLPDGVFNVVHGAHDVVNGLLEHPDVKAISFVGSQPVAEYVYKTAAAHGKRVQALAGAKNHHLVMPDTDLKRAAKTIVSSAFGCAGERCMAASAVVAVEDIADELVAHLIEESNALVMGNGLEAGVDLGPVIRDSHLAKVHSYIEKGLASGAALVRDGREDAKQHEKGYFLGPTIFDQADAEMVIVRDEIFAPVLSVMRVKNFEEGLETISRSRFGNGATIYTNNGKWGREFVQRVEAGMVGVNVGVPAPMGFFAFSGWKESFYGDLHANGKDGVLFYTKKKTVTSRWFEDGDTSIGSQKVFVK, encoded by the coding sequence ATGAACACAGCCGCTGTTGGAAATCCATTGAAGAATTACGTAGGGGGACAATGGGTGGAATCGCAGGCAGCCCGCTTTGAGGACGTGCCCAACCCGGCGACGGGCGAACTATTGTCCCGCGTGCCGCTGTCGACGAAAGAAGACGTGGACAAGGCCGTTGCCGCCGCGAAGGAAGCTTTCGCAGGGTGGAGCGCGACTCCGGTCGTGGATCGGGCGCGCATCATGTTTCGTTTTCACAGCCTGCTGGTGAAGCACGAGGACGAGCTGGCGCGGATGATTACGCTGGAGAACGGCAAAAACCTTCCGGAAGCACAGGCAGAGCTGTTGCGCGGGCTGGAAATGGTCGAGTTTGCGTGCGGGATGCCGACGCTGCTCATGGGCGAGACGCTGCCCAATATCGCGGCGAATATCGACAGCCAGGCGATTCGCTTTCCGCTGGGCGTCGTGGCCGGGATTACCCCGTTCAATTTCCCTGTGATGGTTCCGATGTGGATGTATCCGATCGCGATTACCGCGGGCAATACGTTCGTCCTCAAGCCGTCGGAGCGCACGCCGCTGTCCTGCATTCGCATCGCGGAGCTGCTGAAGGAAGCGGGCTTGCCGGACGGGGTGTTCAATGTCGTGCACGGCGCCCACGATGTCGTCAACGGGCTGCTGGAACACCCGGATGTGAAGGCGATCTCGTTCGTAGGCTCGCAGCCTGTGGCGGAGTACGTGTACAAGACAGCCGCCGCCCATGGCAAACGGGTGCAGGCGCTGGCTGGCGCGAAAAACCACCATCTGGTCATGCCGGACACCGACCTGAAGCGGGCAGCGAAAACGATCGTCAGTTCGGCGTTTGGCTGTGCGGGCGAGCGCTGCATGGCGGCGAGCGCGGTCGTCGCTGTCGAGGACATCGCTGACGAGCTGGTGGCGCACCTGATCGAAGAATCCAACGCGCTTGTGATGGGCAACGGGCTTGAGGCAGGCGTCGATCTCGGTCCGGTCATTCGCGATTCGCATTTGGCCAAAGTGCACAGCTACATTGAAAAAGGGCTCGCATCCGGTGCTGCGCTCGTGCGCGACGGACGGGAGGATGCGAAGCAGCACGAAAAAGGCTACTTCCTCGGCCCGACGATTTTTGACCAGGCCGATGCGGAAATGGTCATCGTGCGCGACGAGATTTTCGCGCCTGTGCTCAGCGTCATGCGCGTGAAAAATTTTGAAGAGGGCCTGGAAACGATTAGCCGCTCCCGCTTTGGCAACGGTGCGACGATTTATACCAACAACGGAAAATGGGGCAGGGAGTTCGTGCAGCGCGTGGAGGCCGGCATGGTCGGCGTCAATGTGGGCGTGCCTGCGCCAATGGGCTTCTTCGCCTTCTCGGGCTGGAAAGAATCGTTTTACGGCGACCTGCATGCAAACGGCAAGGACGGCGTCCTGTTTTACACGAAGAAAAAGACGGTTACCTCCAGATGGTTCGAAGATGGCGATACGAGCATCGGCTCGCAAAAAGTGTTCGTAAAATAA